The Flavobacterium marginilacus genome window below encodes:
- a CDS encoding nuclear transport factor 2 family protein, translating into MRVLFLSLAVLILVSFDSLNYKESDEKQQINRMLDGWHKAAAEANFDNYFGMMTEDAIFIGTDPSENWGIKAFKAFAKPYFDKGKAWNFKMIERHIYFDSSGKTAWFDELLNTQMKICRGSGVVVKIGKEWKIKHYVLSITIPNDNVDEVVKIIAPIEDVLIQKGSSK; encoded by the coding sequence ATGAGAGTACTATTTTTAAGTTTAGCGGTATTGATATTAGTTAGTTTTGATTCTCTGAATTATAAAGAATCAGATGAAAAACAGCAGATAAACCGGATGCTCGATGGCTGGCACAAAGCAGCAGCCGAAGCTAATTTTGATAATTATTTCGGAATGATGACCGAAGATGCTATTTTTATTGGAACAGATCCATCTGAGAATTGGGGTATAAAAGCATTTAAGGCATTTGCCAAACCCTATTTTGACAAAGGAAAGGCATGGAACTTTAAGATGATAGAACGTCATATTTATTTTGATAGTTCAGGGAAAACAGCGTGGTTTGATGAGCTTTTAAATACTCAGATGAAAATCTGCAGAGGTTCTGGTGTTGTTGTAAAAATAGGTAAGGAATGGAAAATTAAGCATTATGTTCTGTCAATTACTATTCCAAATGACAATGTTGATGAAGTGGTTAAAATCATTGCACCGATAGAAGATGTATTAATTCAGAAAGGAAGTTCCAAATGA
- a CDS encoding LysE family transporter — MTLLLPFFLGFIVAAIGITPPGLINMTAAKVSLKDGRTEAVFFAAGATVIVFFQTFSALLFANFINSHPDVINKLQEIGLFIFIGLTVYFFWKAKRPKLTKAETKIRSKTNRFFLGMLLSALNLFPIPYYVFVSITLAAYGYFYFVESFIYAFVMGVVAGSFLVFYLYIVYFKKREAKSSFLLNNGNYIIGTLTGLVSIVTLFKLIKGYF; from the coding sequence ATGACGCTACTATTACCTTTTTTTCTCGGATTTATTGTTGCAGCTATCGGGATAACACCTCCCGGTCTGATCAATATGACCGCTGCAAAAGTAAGTCTGAAAGACGGCAGGACTGAAGCTGTTTTTTTTGCTGCTGGTGCTACGGTAATAGTTTTTTTTCAGACATTTTCAGCTTTATTATTTGCCAATTTTATCAATAGCCATCCTGATGTAATAAATAAACTGCAGGAAATAGGGCTGTTTATTTTCATAGGGCTTACGGTTTATTTTTTTTGGAAAGCCAAAAGACCAAAACTGACTAAAGCCGAAACAAAGATACGCAGTAAGACAAACAGGTTCTTTCTGGGAATGTTGCTTTCTGCACTGAATTTATTTCCTATTCCATACTATGTTTTTGTTTCCATTACACTCGCTGCTTATGGCTATTTTTATTTTGTAGAGTCTTTCATTTATGCATTTGTGATGGGAGTCGTAGCAGGTTCTTTTTTGGTTTTTTATCTTTATATCGTGTATTTTAAAAAAAGAGAGGCCAAATCTTCTTTTTTACTCAATAATGGGAATTATATTATTGGAACTCTTACAGGACTTGTTTCTATAGTTACACTTTTTAAGCTTATTAAAGGATATTTTTGA
- a CDS encoding NifU family protein has product MKTEELTNNVLKALDEIRPFLNSDGGDIKLISIDEGKHVKVRLEGACTSCSVNQMTLRAGVETTIKKYAPQIETVVNIM; this is encoded by the coding sequence ATGAAAACAGAAGAATTAACAAATAATGTTTTGAAAGCGCTGGATGAAATCAGACCTTTTTTGAATTCAGACGGCGGAGACATTAAGCTCATTTCAATTGATGAGGGAAAGCATGTCAAAGTTAGGCTTGAAGGAGCCTGTACTAGCTGCAGTGTTAACCAAATGACTTTGAGAGCAGGTGTAGAAACAACTATAAAGAAGTATGCACCTCAAATTGAAACAGTGGTAAATATCATGTAA
- a CDS encoding tetratricopeptide repeat protein produces the protein MKTADKYIFQALDNYPYWLEGTIESLDYALSYNEKDTTALCLYGRVQSEQLQDYEEAKRYFQEALAINIHAVAVYPYYLNALLLNEDYEEASKLIDFALTVKGTDETAIQLKKVMLLEKQQEIISALKLIKEVKLLMTANDNLQEIEETEKRLKTKKKLLAPKKKPKSEKEVPEKEKKKKSRRKWFFL, from the coding sequence ATGAAAACAGCAGATAAATATATTTTTCAGGCATTAGACAATTATCCATACTGGCTCGAAGGAACCATAGAATCATTAGATTATGCTTTGTCATATAACGAAAAAGACACTACAGCATTATGCTTATACGGCAGAGTGCAATCCGAACAGCTGCAGGATTATGAGGAGGCCAAGCGTTACTTTCAGGAAGCGCTGGCCATCAATATTCACGCAGTTGCAGTTTATCCTTATTATTTGAATGCCCTGCTTTTGAATGAAGATTATGAGGAAGCTTCAAAATTAATTGATTTTGCCTTAACGGTAAAAGGGACAGATGAAACCGCTATTCAGCTCAAAAAAGTAATGCTGTTAGAAAAACAGCAGGAAATTATATCAGCTTTGAAACTGATAAAAGAAGTTAAACTTTTGATGACTGCCAATGATAATTTACAGGAAATAGAGGAAACCGAAAAACGGCTGAAAACCAAAAAGAAATTATTAGCTCCCAAGAAGAAACCAAAATCTGAAAAAGAGGTTCCTGAAAAAGAAAAGAAAAAGAAAAGCAGAAGAAAGTGGTTTTTTCTATAA
- the prfH gene encoding peptide chain release factor H, giving the protein MEKIIQITAGRGPAECTWVAAQVLKKILEEAQTCQIEATVLQREAGNENGTVLTALILLKGKTVTEFVNSWKGTIQWIGQSSFRKMHKRKNWFIGIFEMDALAIKSISEKDIQYQAMRSSGAGGQHVNKVSSAIRATHVPSGLSTVAMDSRSQHQNKKLATERLLEKFKVFELEMIRKQASDQWENQLNVARGNPTRTFTGSDFKNEKTVKSYKSERQKLKQQLNHRTEYIDS; this is encoded by the coding sequence ATGGAAAAAATAATTCAAATAACAGCAGGACGGGGTCCTGCGGAATGCACTTGGGTAGCTGCCCAAGTGCTTAAAAAAATCTTGGAAGAAGCACAGACCTGTCAAATTGAAGCCACAGTCCTGCAGCGGGAAGCCGGAAACGAGAACGGAACAGTTTTAACGGCTTTGATTCTGCTTAAAGGGAAAACGGTAACCGAATTTGTGAACTCTTGGAAAGGAACTATTCAATGGATTGGACAAAGCAGTTTCAGGAAAATGCACAAAAGAAAAAACTGGTTTATCGGTATTTTCGAAATGGATGCTTTAGCCATAAAATCGATTTCCGAAAAAGATATTCAGTATCAAGCCATGAGAAGTTCCGGTGCGGGCGGACAGCATGTAAACAAGGTAAGCTCGGCCATCCGCGCTACACATGTGCCCTCGGGATTGAGCACTGTGGCCATGGATTCGCGTTCGCAGCACCAAAACAAAAAACTGGCTACCGAAAGACTGCTTGAAAAATTCAAAGTTTTTGAACTGGAAATGATCAGGAAACAAGCCAGTGATCAATGGGAAAACCAATTGAATGTGGCCAGAGGAAATCCAACGAGAACGTTTACCGGATCTGATTTTAAAAATGAAAAAACAGTCAAGAGCTACAAATCCGAAAGGCAAAAATTAAAACAGCAACTGAATCATAGAACTGAATATATCGATTCATGA
- a CDS encoding Mrp/NBP35 family ATP-binding protein: protein MKLDKNNILKALETITIAGEGKNMVESGAVTNVVTFGDEVVVDLVLHTPAMHIKKRAEDDIKKTIQDLVSADAKIKVNIKVEVPEKNEIKGKAIPGIKNIIAVASGKGGVGKSTVTANLAVTLTKMGFAVGVLDADIYGPSMPIMFDVESEKPISVEVNGKSKMKPVESYGVKMLSIGFFTSPSQAVIWRGPMASKALNQMIFDANWGELDFMLIDLPPGTGDIHLSIMQSLPVTGAVVVSTPQAVALADAKKGVSMFISEAINVPVLGIIENMAYFTPEELPNNKYYIFGKEGAKDLAQDLGVAFLGEVPIVQSIREAGDYGRPAALQTGSVIENVFDEITRNVVSEVVDRNENLEPTEAIKITTMAGCSAVKK from the coding sequence ATGAAATTAGATAAAAATAACATTCTGAAAGCATTAGAAACAATTACTATTGCTGGTGAAGGTAAAAATATGGTAGAAAGCGGCGCAGTTACAAATGTAGTCACTTTTGGCGATGAGGTTGTAGTTGATTTGGTATTGCACACTCCGGCAATGCATATAAAGAAAAGAGCTGAAGACGATATTAAAAAAACAATCCAGGATTTGGTTTCAGCAGATGCCAAAATTAAGGTAAACATAAAAGTTGAAGTTCCTGAAAAGAATGAAATCAAAGGAAAAGCGATACCGGGAATAAAAAACATTATTGCAGTAGCTTCTGGAAAAGGCGGAGTGGGGAAATCTACAGTTACAGCAAATTTAGCAGTAACATTAACAAAGATGGGATTTGCAGTTGGCGTTCTTGATGCCGATATCTATGGGCCGTCTATGCCGATTATGTTTGATGTAGAGAGTGAGAAGCCTATTTCTGTTGAAGTTAATGGAAAATCAAAAATGAAGCCAGTTGAAAGTTATGGAGTAAAAATGCTTTCTATTGGATTTTTTACTTCTCCAAGCCAGGCTGTTATCTGGAGAGGACCAATGGCTTCTAAAGCACTGAACCAGATGATTTTTGATGCAAACTGGGGAGAATTAGATTTTATGTTAATCGATCTGCCTCCAGGAACCGGAGATATCCACCTTTCGATTATGCAGTCGTTACCAGTTACGGGAGCAGTTGTGGTAAGTACGCCTCAGGCAGTAGCATTGGCCGATGCTAAAAAAGGAGTCTCAATGTTTATATCAGAAGCGATTAATGTGCCGGTTTTGGGAATTATAGAGAACATGGCTTATTTTACTCCAGAAGAATTACCAAATAATAAATATTACATTTTTGGAAAAGAAGGAGCCAAAGATCTTGCACAGGATTTAGGAGTAGCTTTCTTAGGTGAAGTGCCGATAGTTCAGTCTATCCGCGAAGCAGGGGATTATGGACGTCCTGCAGCATTGCAGACAGGATCGGTTATTGAAAATGTTTTTGATGAGATAACGCGTAATGTTGTTAGCGAAGTTGTAGACAGAAATGAAAATTTAGAACCAACGGAAGCGATCAAGATTACGACAATGGCAGGATGTTCAGCAGTTAAGAAATAA
- a CDS encoding RtcB family protein, translating to MGNKLSGRDLIKLGFPKNNSINIALGQISRYRKKEKKERIINEAKDVLLHPENYKNDGTWGKVAEGLINPVVVRMHQLQTTRAPFSIFGENEIDEQAKFQLYDSLKLPISVAGALMPDAHSGYGLPIGGVLATDNAVIPYGVGVDIGCRMSLSIFDLPASFIKGKDHQLQAILKEHTKFGMNENHANKADHEVFSRPEFQDIPLLKGLLSKAYKQLGTSGGGNHFVEFGTVQLDTVLPEWKLEPGSYFCVLSHSGSRGMGANIAKHYTYLASKQCPLPKNVQHLAWLDLNTHDGQEYWLAMNLAGDYAKACHDDIHRRVAKAIGKRVVVTIENHHNFAWKEMLNGKECIVHRKGATPAHEGQLGIIPGSMTAPGFVVMGKGNPDSLNSASHGAGRLFSRAKCKSTFTQSDIKKTLKDHDVHLIGGNVDEAPMAYKDIHKVMGLQNELVNVLGTFTPKIVRMDR from the coding sequence ATGGGAAATAAATTATCGGGAAGAGATCTAATAAAATTAGGCTTCCCAAAAAACAATAGTATCAATATCGCCTTAGGGCAGATTAGCAGATACCGAAAAAAAGAAAAAAAAGAGCGTATCATCAATGAAGCCAAAGATGTATTACTGCATCCGGAGAATTATAAAAATGACGGTACTTGGGGAAAAGTGGCCGAAGGTCTTATTAATCCTGTCGTGGTTAGAATGCATCAGCTGCAGACCACGCGTGCACCATTCTCTATTTTTGGAGAAAATGAAATTGATGAACAGGCAAAATTTCAATTGTATGATTCTTTAAAACTGCCAATTTCTGTAGCAGGCGCTTTAATGCCTGATGCACATTCTGGTTATGGATTGCCGATTGGCGGTGTTTTGGCAACAGACAATGCGGTTATTCCGTATGGTGTAGGAGTCGATATTGGATGTAGAATGAGCTTATCGATATTTGACCTGCCAGCTTCTTTTATCAAAGGAAAAGATCATCAGTTACAAGCCATTTTAAAAGAGCACACCAAATTTGGAATGAACGAAAACCACGCTAACAAAGCCGATCATGAAGTTTTCAGCAGACCGGAGTTTCAGGACATTCCATTACTTAAAGGATTACTTTCTAAGGCATACAAACAATTAGGAACCTCGGGAGGCGGCAATCATTTTGTGGAATTTGGAACCGTACAGCTGGATACCGTTCTGCCGGAATGGAAACTGGAACCGGGCAGTTACTTTTGCGTTTTATCACACAGCGGTTCGCGCGGCATGGGAGCCAATATTGCAAAACATTACACCTATCTGGCGTCCAAACAATGTCCGCTGCCAAAGAATGTACAGCATTTGGCCTGGCTTGATCTAAACACGCACGACGGTCAGGAATATTGGCTGGCGATGAATTTGGCTGGAGATTATGCCAAAGCCTGCCACGATGATATTCACCGAAGAGTGGCCAAAGCAATTGGTAAAAGAGTAGTTGTAACGATCGAAAACCATCACAACTTTGCCTGGAAAGAAATGTTGAACGGAAAAGAATGCATTGTCCACAGAAAAGGAGCCACTCCTGCCCACGAAGGTCAGCTGGGCATTATTCCGGGATCTATGACTGCGCCGGGCTTTGTGGTTATGGGAAAAGGCAATCCTGATTCATTAAACTCGGCTTCACACGGAGCGGGAAGATTGTTTTCGAGAGCCAAATGCAAAAGCACTTTTACGCAAAGTGATATTAAAAAAACTTTGAAAGACCATGATGTACACCTCATCGGCGGGAATGTTGACGAAGCACCGATGGCGTACAAAGACATTCACAAAGTCATGGGACTGCAAAACGAACTAGTCAATGTATTAGGCACGTTTACGCCAAAAATTGTCCGCATGGACCGATAA
- a CDS encoding porin family protein encodes MRSLKILLIGAFLMLVSTTVSAQKFGIRAGANFSDINGDGWNTDAKTGLYVGVYKEIPLVKSLLFIQPEVQYSQEGFSTNIDDVKIDYLTVPILAKIYAAKLLSFETGPQFEFLVNDDNFGDANSFVPSWAFGTSLNLPLGLSINARYITGLDDTYDGISGKNQVFQVGAAFQF; translated from the coding sequence ATGCGATCATTAAAAATTTTACTGATAGGTGCTTTCCTAATGTTAGTGTCTACAACAGTTTCAGCACAAAAATTTGGAATTAGAGCTGGTGCCAATTTTTCAGACATCAATGGAGATGGCTGGAACACTGATGCCAAAACAGGACTTTATGTGGGTGTTTACAAAGAAATCCCATTGGTAAAAAGCCTGTTGTTTATACAGCCTGAGGTTCAATACTCTCAAGAAGGTTTCTCCACAAATATTGATGATGTAAAAATAGATTATCTTACTGTGCCTATTTTAGCAAAAATATACGCTGCCAAGTTATTGAGCTTTGAAACTGGTCCTCAATTTGAATTTCTAGTTAATGATGATAATTTTGGCGATGCAAACAGTTTTGTGCCTTCATGGGCTTTTGGAACCTCTTTGAATCTGCCTCTAGGTTTATCTATAAATGCCCGATATATTACGGGTTTAGATGATACCTACGATGGTATTTCAGGAAAAAATCAGGTTTTTCAAGTAGGTGCCGCTTTTCAATTCTAA
- a CDS encoding fasciclin domain-containing protein — MKKKLHYYLLVIPLLAISFGCSSDVYDEYYARPAGLEDPIYQQLEARGNFKNLTALIEKAGYKDILGKAGYWTMFAPNDEAFAKFFQEQGISDVTKIDDATAAKIVKYALVYNAFMKDRLSDYQSSKGWVADNAFRRRTAFYDGFVTKTINGQPMVIVGSNRNGGYVSGDYNNKYITYFTDEYFKTKNLSSYDFNYFYPGKEYTGFNVLESKVLEADVVAENGVIHEVDKVSLPLMNIDQYLEQNSKYSLFHQILEENLTSYVYYQPATTEYYNYTGKSDKVYVKLYDPTLAFSPNNENFIKTEDNDGQAEAYTLIAPENSVLEEFINKILLKNYPSRDKLPKYVFQDLINAHMVQGALWPSKNDLANGLKEDLTFNFATDIIEKKVLSNGFFYGANKVQKSNLFYTVYTSAYLDPKYSFATKIFNDGSGIKEMISNINIKYTIFLPSDTVLGALGFSWDSRFLQWVYINPITGQTENGSAARNRLVRLFYNCIVLTPNGELNNIATTSGIIRTGDNELPGEYIKWSNNKVYAAGDVANGTVTKVIGKELQENGITYYVDSFPQFSTEFQGLVIKRLAASNTEYNSFYQYLANSKIFNAATGKIEGVDLGTSYTFIVPNKAAIARAVAAKLLPASPNPALQTTGERDLVAEFIQYHIITNKTASNDGLTTGQWETLRKNGQGDKTYVAVISDGTARTLSFKDESGDENVAANFISASSNNLADRSLIHLVDNYLKLRESK, encoded by the coding sequence ATGAAGAAAAAATTACACTACTATTTACTTGTCATACCTCTTTTAGCCATATCTTTTGGCTGTAGTTCCGATGTATATGATGAATACTATGCACGACCTGCAGGTCTTGAAGATCCTATTTATCAGCAATTGGAAGCAAGAGGGAATTTTAAAAATTTAACAGCCTTAATTGAAAAGGCGGGTTATAAAGATATTTTAGGAAAAGCAGGATATTGGACCATGTTTGCACCCAATGATGAAGCTTTTGCTAAATTTTTCCAAGAACAGGGTATCTCAGATGTAACTAAAATAGATGATGCTACTGCTGCTAAAATTGTTAAATATGCGCTTGTTTATAATGCTTTTATGAAAGACAGGCTGTCTGATTACCAATCGTCAAAAGGATGGGTAGCAGACAATGCATTCAGAAGAAGAACTGCTTTTTATGATGGTTTTGTGACTAAAACTATTAACGGTCAGCCGATGGTTATAGTAGGATCTAATCGTAACGGCGGTTATGTTTCAGGAGACTATAACAATAAATATATTACCTATTTTACGGATGAATATTTTAAGACTAAAAATTTAAGTTCTTATGATTTTAATTATTTCTATCCAGGAAAAGAGTATACAGGATTTAATGTTTTAGAGTCAAAAGTATTAGAAGCTGATGTTGTTGCTGAAAATGGTGTTATTCATGAAGTAGACAAAGTAAGTCTTCCATTAATGAATATCGATCAGTACCTAGAGCAAAACAGTAAATACAGCTTGTTTCATCAGATATTAGAAGAAAATCTTACCAGCTATGTTTATTATCAGCCGGCTACTACAGAATATTATAATTATACTGGTAAATCTGATAAGGTTTATGTCAAATTGTATGATCCTACTTTGGCATTTTCGCCTAATAATGAAAATTTTATAAAAACAGAAGACAATGATGGTCAGGCAGAAGCCTATACGCTTATTGCTCCGGAAAATAGTGTTTTAGAGGAGTTTATAAACAAAATTCTTCTTAAAAATTATCCTTCTCGTGATAAATTACCAAAGTATGTTTTTCAGGATTTAATAAATGCACACATGGTGCAGGGCGCTTTATGGCCTTCAAAGAATGATTTAGCAAATGGTTTGAAAGAAGATTTGACATTTAATTTTGCAACTGATATTATTGAGAAGAAAGTTTTAAGTAACGGATTTTTTTATGGTGCCAACAAAGTGCAGAAATCAAATTTATTTTATACTGTTTATACTTCTGCTTATTTAGATCCTAAATACAGTTTTGCAACTAAAATATTTAATGACGGATCTGGTATCAAAGAAATGATTAGTAACATAAATATTAAATATACTATTTTCCTTCCATCTGATACGGTATTAGGAGCTCTTGGTTTCAGCTGGGATTCAAGATTTCTGCAATGGGTATACATTAATCCTATAACAGGACAAACTGAAAACGGAAGTGCAGCCAGAAATAGATTAGTAAGACTTTTTTACAATTGTATCGTTCTTACGCCTAATGGGGAACTGAATAACATTGCAACTACTTCTGGGATTATCCGTACTGGAGATAATGAATTGCCAGGTGAGTATATTAAATGGTCTAACAACAAAGTTTATGCAGCCGGTGATGTTGCAAATGGAACTGTAACGAAAGTAATTGGCAAAGAATTACAGGAAAATGGAATCACCTATTATGTTGATAGTTTTCCACAATTTTCTACTGAATTTCAAGGTTTGGTTATTAAACGTTTAGCGGCAAGCAACACTGAATACAATAGTTTCTATCAATATCTTGCAAATTCTAAAATTTTTAATGCTGCAACAGGAAAAATTGAAGGGGTAGATCTGGGTACTTCGTATACTTTCATAGTCCCAAATAAAGCGGCTATTGCAAGAGCTGTTGCGGCTAAACTTCTTCCAGCTTCACCTAATCCAGCTTTACAGACTACAGGAGAAAGAGACTTGGTTGCCGAATTTATACAATACCATATTATTACTAATAAAACGGCTTCAAATGATGGATTGACAACTGGACAATGGGAAACCTTAAGAAAAAATGGACAGGGAGACAAGACATATGTTGCAGTAATTAGTGATGGTACAGCTAGAACATTATCGTTTAAGGATGAATCCGGAGATGAAAATGTGGCTGCTAATTTTATATCAGCAAGCAGTAATAATTTAGCAGACAGGTCTTTAATCCATTTAGTAGACAACTATCTTAAACTTAGAGAATCAAAATGA
- the trmB gene encoding tRNA (guanosine(46)-N7)-methyltransferase TrmB, which yields MGSKNKLKRFKENETFNNVFQPTREEVVGDLFPLRGKWNSDFFKNENPLVLELGCGKGEYSVGLAERYPNKNFVGIDIKGARFWRGAKTAVETGLHNVAFIRTQIELINHIFAENEVDEIWITFPDPQIKYKRTKHRMTNSEFLKLYKKILKKDGVVNLKTDSEFMHGYTLGLLHGEGHEVLYANHNVYVNEGSPEEVTAFQTFYEKQYLEINKAITYIRFKIK from the coding sequence GTGGGAAGTAAAAATAAATTAAAAAGGTTCAAAGAAAACGAAACATTCAATAACGTTTTTCAGCCAACAAGGGAAGAAGTGGTCGGAGATTTATTTCCGCTGAGAGGAAAATGGAATTCAGATTTTTTTAAAAATGAAAATCCCTTGGTGCTTGAATTAGGATGTGGAAAAGGCGAATATTCTGTTGGACTGGCTGAGAGATATCCAAATAAAAACTTCGTAGGAATCGATATTAAAGGTGCCCGTTTTTGGCGCGGAGCAAAAACTGCTGTTGAAACAGGACTGCATAATGTGGCTTTTATTCGTACGCAAATTGAATTAATCAATCATATTTTTGCCGAAAATGAAGTGGATGAAATCTGGATTACTTTTCCGGATCCTCAAATAAAATACAAGAGAACAAAACATAGAATGACCAATTCGGAATTTCTAAAATTATATAAAAAAATCCTCAAAAAGGATGGTGTTGTAAACCTTAAAACGGACAGCGAGTTCATGCACGGATACACACTTGGACTGCTTCATGGTGAAGGGCATGAGGTTTTGTATGCTAATCATAATGTGTATGTAAACGAAGGAAGTCCTGAAGAAGTTACCGCTTTTCAGACATTTTATGAAAAGCAGTATTTAGAAATTAACAAGGCGATTACGTATATTCGTTTTAAAATCAAATAG
- a CDS encoding MGMT family protein, which translates to MNPANDNFFERVYTVVRQIPYGKVTSYGAIAKTLGATRSARMVGWAMNAAHNLEDVPAHRVVNRKGLLTGKHHFDGTNLMQQLLESEGIVVVDNQIMNFEAVFWIPEMAV; encoded by the coding sequence ATGAACCCAGCAAATGATAATTTTTTTGAAAGAGTTTACACTGTCGTACGGCAGATTCCGTATGGAAAAGTTACTTCGTATGGAGCTATTGCAAAAACTTTAGGAGCTACACGTTCTGCAAGAATGGTTGGCTGGGCTATGAATGCCGCTCATAACTTAGAAGATGTCCCTGCTCATAGAGTTGTAAACAGAAAAGGATTGCTAACGGGAAAACATCATTTTGACGGAACCAATCTTATGCAGCAATTGCTGGAAAGCGAAGGAATTGTTGTTGTGGATAATCAAATCATGAATTTTGAGGCGGTTTTCTGGATTCCGGAGATGGCCGTTTAA
- a CDS encoding 2Fe-2S iron-sulfur cluster-binding protein: MDVLIKIKDREGIIHDLQAPTDMAMNIMELCKAYELPVEGTCGGMAMCASCQCYVLNDVELPEMGDDEEAMLSEAFYVKSNSRLGCQIPITESLDGLELELAPEN; the protein is encoded by the coding sequence ATGGATGTTTTAATTAAGATTAAAGATAGAGAAGGAATAATTCATGATTTACAGGCGCCTACAGATATGGCGATGAACATAATGGAACTTTGCAAAGCTTATGAGCTTCCTGTAGAAGGAACTTGTGGCGGTATGGCAATGTGTGCATCTTGTCAGTGTTATGTTCTTAATGATGTTGAGCTGCCAGAAATGGGAGATGACGAAGAGGCTATGCTGTCAGAAGCATTTTATGTAAAATCAAACAGCAGATTAGGCTGTCAGATTCCTATAACTGAAAGTCTTGACGGATTAGAATTAGAACTAGCTCCAGAAAATTAA